One segment of Radiobacillus kanasensis DNA contains the following:
- a CDS encoding helix-turn-helix domain-containing protein yields MQIYIGRRIRAERLKRGMLMSDLCNGLVSTSRLSNVENNITKPSQSFLIAISTRLKLPGKFLLSYDIEDKELFYLLNELFTNVILNIEAAKSLIELIDENYYDYLLSPKSEVYFLLLKSTYLLKTNQFSPVEKMEETYLKVYLQDIDENEMPEYLKRAYYYFYGTLNFHYSLYDSSLTYFSKLKDITDDIRVKAAVTYNTSMILRKLERYHNAIALTLESIEYYENLEQEYDIALSYNLLGALYRRIKQQDKAQEALQVACSISEKENFTDLLAFVYHNKGLVARDNNDIGTAITSFKKALETKEKNQDTNILNAYCELIHCYLLDKQIETSLSIFEKASMLIRSKEDEHKLLYSFLDYYLLTNDEEMYENNLDRLCKYFLAIRDHFYLKSCFIKLGVFYNNNGKYKKASNYFYKTIHLLGEVNENEKNDKNPISV; encoded by the coding sequence ATTCAAATATATATAGGTAGGAGGATACGTGCGGAAAGATTAAAAAGGGGTATGTTGATGTCTGATTTATGTAATGGGCTCGTTTCAACTTCAAGACTAAGTAATGTCGAGAATAATATTACTAAACCTAGTCAAAGTTTCCTTATTGCAATTTCCACCAGATTAAAATTACCAGGGAAGTTTTTGCTAAGCTATGACATCGAAGATAAAGAATTATTTTACCTTTTAAATGAACTATTCACGAACGTGATCTTGAATATAGAAGCAGCAAAATCCCTAATTGAACTTATCGATGAAAATTATTATGACTATCTCTTATCTCCAAAATCAGAAGTGTACTTCTTATTATTGAAATCAACATATTTATTAAAAACCAATCAATTTAGTCCAGTTGAGAAAATGGAAGAGACGTATTTAAAAGTATATCTTCAAGATATTGATGAGAACGAAATGCCCGAATACCTAAAACGTGCATATTATTATTTCTACGGCACTTTAAATTTTCATTACTCACTATATGATTCATCATTAACCTATTTTTCCAAGTTGAAAGACATTACAGATGACATCCGCGTTAAAGCAGCTGTAACATACAATACTTCTATGATTTTAAGGAAGCTGGAAAGGTATCATAACGCGATAGCTCTCACTCTGGAATCCATCGAATATTACGAAAACCTTGAACAAGAATACGATATAGCATTATCCTATAATCTTTTAGGTGCTCTTTACAGAAGGATAAAGCAACAAGATAAAGCGCAAGAAGCACTACAAGTTGCATGTTCCATATCTGAAAAAGAAAATTTCACAGATCTTCTTGCTTTTGTTTATCATAACAAAGGTTTAGTGGCTAGGGACAATAATGATATTGGAACCGCCATTACAAGCTTTAAAAAAGCATTAGAAACAAAAGAAAAGAATCAAGACACAAACATTCTTAATGCATACTGCGAACTAATCCATTGTTACCTTCTGGACAAACAGATTGAAACATCACTATCTATATTTGAAAAAGCCAGTATGCTTATTAGAAGTAAAGAAGACGAACATAAACTTCTATACTCATTTTTAGATTACTATTTACTGACTAACGATGAAGAAATGTACGAGAACAATTTAGATCGTTTGTGTAAATATTTCCTAGCCATAAGAGATCACTTCTATTTAAAATCATGCTTTATAAAGTTAGGAGTCTTTTACAACAACAACGGAAAATATAAAAAGGCTTCTAATTATTTTTACAAAACTATTCATTTGTTAGGAGAGGTGAATGAAAATGAAAAGAACGATAAGAATCCTATTAGCGTTTAG
- a CDS encoding putative bifunctional diguanylate cyclase/phosphodiesterase, translating to MLGFNKIVHRINKEVFLFLALMGLTFLTVGLPINFMYGITISFTSVFLFLVLRLFGLRWAMLVAVLTFVFIPQDFTNIVYHGILLLEIFFVGLFFYKRRSAKMFFVDLLFWGTIGCIAVLLFYSSFLSGNSLYFQVCEDIINGLFNVFVADMLLAYVPFYKMFSHQKLSKNNISVHQFLSHVTLMAIFVPFFLSATSSMMQATNFITSYIEEVTETSINRLEELARLDSNDSNETIAQQLQGIISRNESAGYSFYITNKENDVIASNTDGIPLNQAYDVKDDYEVEAFSANILAALPKGEESSSQVERWSNGQFIYEKSLDSSSLNVVLEFPIAPYQGIVFRSFLNQLVYSLILAFFLFILVGTVSRIFMNNLRKLTVVTTGLPQKLKKLENVQWPHSYVAELRTLTRNLMVMADKIKELFQDSHTMNEKLTDQTHQLKKSEDQLHHLAFYDALTQLPNRLHFQNYVRNLIKQESTKCFAVIFIDLNQFKQINDTLGHDAGDTLLQLTADKLKKLHREQEREIFRLGGDEFVIVHNVENEDKVSSSLYAVFQEFANPFSMQDQMLFITPSVGVSMYPRDGEDLDTLVKYADIAMYISKEKGGNVAQFFDESMRNRFQEQLIIENALRQVVDCGCGFELFYQPKMKSDRITGMEALLRWNHPELGVVPPSSFIPVAEEIGLILQIDEWALYQACKQNKQWQDQGLLKVPVSVNISAKHFQQDLLVSLIEKVLAESGMEPKYLKLEITESVFIKDPEHVAIVIEKLKSLGVLISIDDFGKGYSSLNHLLELPIDEVKIDRLFVEGIDLDPKKGLLVNSILDIANGLHLNIVAEGVETEWEQATLEEIGDFELQGYLFSRPVDKDGMEKFLSKKVSRHSEYYSEN from the coding sequence ATGCTTGGGTTCAACAAGATAGTTCATCGTATAAATAAAGAAGTATTTCTTTTTTTGGCCTTAATGGGGTTAACTTTTTTAACTGTTGGACTTCCCATTAACTTCATGTACGGGATTACAATTAGTTTTACAAGTGTTTTTTTATTTTTAGTATTAAGGTTATTTGGGCTTCGTTGGGCCATGTTAGTTGCGGTTCTAACCTTTGTCTTTATTCCTCAGGATTTTACGAATATCGTGTACCATGGCATTCTATTGTTGGAGATTTTTTTTGTAGGACTCTTTTTCTATAAGAGAAGGAGTGCAAAAATGTTCTTTGTGGATCTCTTATTCTGGGGAACAATTGGATGTATCGCGGTTCTATTATTCTATAGTTCGTTCCTATCCGGTAATTCTTTATATTTTCAAGTTTGTGAAGATATCATCAACGGGTTATTCAATGTATTTGTTGCGGATATGCTATTGGCATATGTCCCATTTTACAAAATGTTTAGCCATCAAAAGCTAAGCAAAAATAATATATCCGTTCATCAATTTTTATCGCACGTCACCTTAATGGCTATTTTTGTTCCATTTTTCTTAAGTGCTACAAGCAGTATGATGCAGGCAACCAATTTTATAACCTCCTATATCGAAGAAGTAACGGAAACTAGTATTAATCGGTTAGAGGAGCTTGCTCGTTTGGATTCTAATGACAGTAATGAAACCATAGCACAGCAGCTTCAAGGGATTATTAGTCGAAATGAGTCAGCTGGATATTCCTTTTATATTACGAACAAGGAAAACGATGTAATTGCTTCTAATACAGACGGCATCCCGCTAAATCAAGCATATGATGTAAAAGACGATTATGAAGTGGAGGCATTTTCAGCAAACATTTTAGCAGCTTTACCGAAGGGGGAAGAGTCATCCTCACAAGTGGAGAGATGGAGCAATGGACAGTTTATTTATGAAAAATCACTAGATTCCTCCTCTTTGAATGTCGTACTCGAGTTTCCTATTGCACCTTACCAAGGTATCGTTTTTCGTAGTTTCTTAAATCAATTAGTATATTCTCTTATCTTGGCCTTCTTCCTGTTTATTCTAGTTGGAACGGTCAGTCGTATTTTTATGAATAATCTACGTAAGCTAACGGTCGTAACAACTGGACTCCCTCAAAAACTTAAAAAGTTAGAGAACGTTCAGTGGCCACATAGTTATGTTGCAGAGCTTCGGACTTTAACCAGGAACTTGATGGTGATGGCAGACAAGATTAAAGAACTATTTCAAGATAGTCATACGATGAATGAAAAATTGACCGATCAAACGCATCAACTGAAGAAATCAGAAGATCAGCTACATCACTTGGCCTTTTATGATGCTTTAACACAGTTACCGAATCGGCTACACTTTCAGAATTACGTAAGAAATCTCATTAAGCAGGAGTCTACCAAATGTTTTGCAGTTATTTTTATAGATTTGAATCAATTTAAACAAATTAATGATACATTAGGACATGATGCCGGAGATACTTTGCTTCAACTGACTGCGGATAAACTTAAAAAATTGCATAGAGAACAAGAGAGAGAAATATTCCGGCTTGGTGGGGACGAGTTTGTTATTGTTCATAACGTTGAAAATGAGGATAAGGTGTCCAGTTCCTTATATGCTGTTTTTCAAGAATTTGCGAATCCTTTCTCCATGCAGGATCAAATGCTCTTTATTACTCCAAGTGTAGGCGTTAGTATGTATCCGAGGGATGGAGAGGACTTAGATACCCTTGTGAAGTATGCGGATATCGCTATGTATATTTCCAAGGAAAAGGGTGGAAATGTCGCTCAATTCTTTGATGAGTCGATGAGAAATAGATTTCAGGAGCAGCTAATTATTGAAAATGCACTTCGCCAAGTCGTTGATTGTGGGTGTGGTTTTGAACTATTTTATCAACCGAAAATGAAGTCAGATAGAATTACAGGGATGGAAGCATTACTTCGTTGGAACCATCCAGAATTGGGAGTTGTTCCTCCGTCCAGCTTTATTCCAGTCGCAGAGGAGATTGGGTTAATCCTACAAATTGATGAGTGGGCTCTATATCAAGCTTGTAAACAGAATAAACAATGGCAAGACCAAGGTTTACTAAAGGTACCTGTTTCCGTGAATATTTCTGCCAAGCATTTTCAACAGGATCTACTTGTTTCTTTAATTGAAAAGGTGTTAGCGGAATCCGGAATGGAGCCAAAGTATCTCAAGCTGGAAATCACGGAGAGTGTCTTTATTAAGGATCCTGAGCATGTCGCGATTGTTATAGAAAAACTGAAAAGCTTAGGTGTCCTAATTTCCATTGATGACTTTGGGAAAGGGTACTCCTCCTTAAATCATTTGTTGGAGCTGCCAATCGATGAAGTGAAGATTGATCGACTATTTGTAGAGGGAATTGATTTGGATCCGAAAAAAGGGTTGCTAGTAAATTCGATTCTAGATATTGCTAATGGACTTCACCTTAACATAGTGGCAGAAGGAGTCGAAACAGAATGGGAACAAGCAACTTTAGAAGAAATCGGGGACTTCGAACTTCAAGGATACTTGTTTAGTAGACCTGTTGATAAGGATGGGATGGAGAAATTTCTTTCTAAGAAGGTTTCTAGGCATAGCGAGTATTATAGTGAGAATTAG
- a CDS encoding IS3 family transposase (programmed frameshift), with protein MSKKIFTEREIKTLSANPYVKSVGPKGITYTDEFKRLFIIENEKGRLPRHIFEENGFDIDIIGIDRIRSSGKRWRAAYRHNGVVGLRDTRKGNSGRPSYREHSLEEKYARLEVENNLLKAENELLKKNGLCRKEAEEVKLSAEQKFLLVHFVIEKFQLKNMVSHLCEIAGVSRSGYYNYFSLQSREQREKRDAEDEIAKEIILKAFHFKGRKKGARQIKMTLEGHYHITYNLKRIRRIMKKYEIVCPIRRANPHKKMIKATQEHSVLPNLLNREFKQDTPGKVLLTDITYLYYGKGQKAYLSTIKDGSTNEILAYHVLDRITLDLATDTLVKLKRNKRVKLAKGAFIHSDQGGHYTSPTFQKHVKKLGLGQSMSRRGNCWDNAPQESFFGHFKDEAFIKPCATLDELKREIKSYMTYYNNYRYQWDLKKMTPVQYRDHLLNAA; from the exons ATGAGTAAAAAGATATTTACAGAGAGAGAAATTAAGACACTATCAGCGAATCCATATGTAAAGTCTGTTGGTCCTAAGGGAATCACCTATACTGATGAATTTAAACGTCTCTTCATCATTGAAAATGAAAAGGGAAGGTTACCAAGACATATATTTGAAGAGAATGGATTTGATATTGATATTATTGGGATAGACCGTATTCGATCATCAGGGAAAAGGTGGCGTGCTGCATATAGACACAATGGAGTAGTTGGATTAAGAGATACTAGAAAAGGAAACTCTGGTAGACCAAGCTACAGGGAACATTCATTAGAAGAAAAATATGCACGGTTAGAAGTCGAAAATAATTTATTGAAAGCAGAAAACGAATTGTTAAAAAAGA ATGGACTTTGCCGAAAGGAGGCTGAAGAAGTAAAATTATCAGCTGAACAAAAATTCCTACTTGTTCACTTTGTTATCGAAAAATTTCAACTTAAAAATATGGTTAGCCATTTATGTGAAATAGCTGGGGTTTCACGTTCCGGATATTATAATTACTTCTCTTTACAATCAAGGGAACAAAGAGAAAAGCGAGATGCAGAAGATGAGATTGCAAAAGAGATTATCTTAAAGGCCTTTCACTTTAAAGGACGTAAAAAGGGTGCAAGACAAATTAAAATGACCCTAGAAGGCCACTATCATATCACCTACAACTTGAAAAGGATTAGAAGAATAATGAAAAAATATGAAATTGTCTGTCCAATCCGTAGAGCTAATCCGCACAAAAAGATGATTAAAGCTACACAAGAACACAGTGTCTTACCGAACTTATTAAACAGAGAATTTAAGCAAGATACCCCAGGTAAAGTATTACTCACAGATATTACGTATTTATATTATGGAAAGGGACAAAAAGCTTATTTATCTACCATTAAAGATGGATCAACTAATGAAATCTTGGCCTACCATGTGCTCGATCGAATTACCCTGGATCTAGCTACTGATACGTTAGTAAAACTTAAAAGGAATAAAAGAGTAAAGTTAGCGAAAGGTGCCTTTATTCACTCTGACCAAGGAGGGCACTATACTAGCCCTACTTTCCAGAAGCACGTCAAGAAGTTAGGTTTAGGTCAATCTATGTCTAGAAGAGGAAACTGTTGGGATAACGCTCCACAAGAGTCGTTTTTTGGGCATTTTAAGGATGAGGCATTCATCAAACCATGTGCAACCCTAGATGAGCTTAAAAGAGAGATTAAGAGTTATATGACTTACTACAACAATTATAGATATCAATGGGATTTAAAAAAGATGACCCCTGTACAGTACAGAGATCATCTTCTTAATGCTGCCTAG
- a CDS encoding nucleotidyltransferase substrate binding protein: MTNVRWKLRFKNYEKSYKLLEEYSNGELSSEIEQAGIVYFYKVTFELAVKVLEDYLEVEGFTVITHGKQLNKPFRLE; encoded by the coding sequence ATGACGAATGTTCGTTGGAAACTAAGATTTAAGAACTATGAAAAATCTTATAAACTCCTAGAAGAATATTCTAATGGGGAACTTTCATCAGAAATAGAGCAAGCTGGGATCGTCTATTTTTATAAGGTGACATTTGAGTTGGCGGTAAAGGTATTAGAGGACTACCTAGAGGTAGAGGGGTTCACGGTAATAACCCACGGCAAACAATTAAACAAGCCTTTCAGATTGGAATAA
- a CDS encoding nucleotidyltransferase substrate binding protein: MEDGHIWMVALSKRNLTTHTYDEELAEKLVKEIQELFQPMLRNLYEKLLKER, translated from the coding sequence ATAGAAGATGGACACATATGGATGGTTGCGTTATCAAAGCGGAATTTAACAACCCATACATACGATGAAGAACTAGCTGAAAAGTTAGTAAAAGAGATACAAGAGTTATTCCAACCTATGCTTAGAAATTTATATGAAAAATTACTTAAGGAACGATAA
- a CDS encoding nucleotidyltransferase family protein: protein MFGFKESDIHYILTALAQFDGIEQGGIFGSRAMANHKNGSDVDLAIKGKDITETTIYKLLDLLNEEYPLPYFFDLIHYDNISNEKWREHIDEEGKIIFKQHNAPSVRSSLEPRTYPMLLVWIGF, encoded by the coding sequence ATGTTCGGGTTCAAAGAGAGCGACATACATTATATTCTTACTGCATTAGCGCAATTTGATGGAATAGAACAGGGGGGTATATTTGGAAGTAGAGCAATGGCGAATCACAAAAATGGCTCTGATGTTGACCTCGCGATAAAGGGAAAAGATATTACGGAAACGACCATATACAAGTTGTTAGATTTGCTGAACGAAGAATACCCGCTTCCATATTTCTTTGACCTGATCCATTACGATAATATCTCTAATGAAAAATGGAGAGAGCATATAGATGAGGAAGGGAAAATAATTTTTAAGCAACATAATGCTCCATCTGTTAGAAGTAGCTTGGAACCTAGAACCTATCCTATGTTATTAGTGTGGATAGGTTTTTAA
- a CDS encoding IS1182 family transposase: protein MFKQYNMNQVILPLDLEIKLQKNDIAYAVHDVVEAIPDEAFTGFLRETGCPAYHPRMMMKVVLCAYTQSVFSGRKIEGLLKDSVRMMWLAQGYEPSYRTINRFRVHPEVKELLRQCFVQFRCQLVRENVIEEEAIFMDGTKIEANANKFTFVWRKATEKYSSRLVEKSNRMYEELLEKEIIPEIERESMEELSSQELEKVVEKLEETVGEYDKKIEASEDVSERKQLRSERKTPKQYGKQFKDFVVRKQKYQHDMAIFGERNSYSKTDHDATFMRMKDDYMKNGQLKAGYNVQLATEGQYALAYDVFPNPTDTRTFTPFLDNIEEHFFDLPNYIVADAGYGSEQNYEDVIENRKRTPLITYNQYRKEKKKKYKQDAFNVANWHYDEIEDAFTCPNDKKLTFRYLSNRTDRYGYTRTYNVYECEDCFGCPLRSQCTKAKEGNNRKIYYNEKWENQKAYTRQQLSEKETGKIYGKRKIDVEPVFGFLKANLRFTRMSVRGKEKVEKELGFAFMAVNLRKYTAMNANPTIDGDHNSNQNGSHHRKPMMGTIFRLFLASYVPASLLLIKKDTQIQKCTNEQESIGDYFPR, encoded by the coding sequence ATGTTTAAACAGTATAACATGAATCAAGTCATTTTGCCGCTAGATTTGGAAATCAAACTTCAGAAAAACGATATCGCCTATGCCGTCCATGATGTCGTGGAAGCTATTCCAGATGAGGCATTCACTGGATTTCTGCGTGAAACGGGATGTCCGGCTTATCATCCGCGCATGATGATGAAAGTGGTTTTATGTGCTTATACGCAGTCGGTGTTCTCTGGCAGAAAGATCGAGGGATTACTGAAAGACAGTGTCCGGATGATGTGGCTGGCCCAGGGGTATGAACCAAGTTACCGGACAATTAACCGTTTCCGTGTCCATCCGGAGGTAAAGGAACTATTGCGTCAGTGCTTTGTCCAATTCCGTTGTCAGCTTGTCCGAGAAAACGTCATCGAGGAAGAAGCCATTTTTATGGACGGAACGAAAATCGAAGCGAATGCCAACAAGTTTACGTTTGTCTGGCGCAAAGCGACGGAAAAGTACAGTTCCCGTTTAGTGGAAAAGTCTAACCGGATGTATGAAGAACTGTTGGAGAAAGAAATCATTCCGGAAATAGAACGGGAAAGTATGGAGGAACTATCCAGCCAAGAACTCGAAAAAGTGGTGGAAAAGCTGGAGGAGACGGTTGGTGAATATGATAAAAAGATAGAAGCAAGTGAAGACGTAAGCGAACGGAAACAGCTTCGTTCTGAGCGCAAAACCCCTAAACAATACGGCAAGCAATTCAAGGATTTTGTGGTGCGCAAACAAAAATACCAACACGATATGGCCATCTTCGGAGAGCGCAACAGTTATTCGAAAACGGATCACGATGCCACCTTCATGCGCATGAAGGATGATTACATGAAAAACGGCCAGCTCAAAGCCGGGTATAACGTGCAACTTGCGACAGAAGGACAGTATGCGCTCGCTTATGACGTGTTTCCGAATCCAACGGATACGCGTACCTTCACACCTTTCCTGGATAACATTGAGGAACACTTCTTTGACCTACCCAACTATATTGTCGCGGATGCCGGCTATGGGAGTGAACAAAATTACGAAGACGTCATCGAAAATCGGAAACGCACGCCATTGATTACGTATAACCAATACCGGAAAGAAAAGAAAAAGAAATATAAGCAGGATGCCTTTAACGTAGCCAATTGGCATTACGATGAGATCGAAGATGCGTTTACGTGTCCAAACGATAAAAAATTAACATTCCGCTATCTATCCAATCGAACAGACCGATATGGTTATACAAGAACATATAACGTCTATGAGTGTGAGGACTGTTTCGGTTGTCCGTTACGTTCGCAATGTACGAAAGCGAAGGAAGGAAACAATCGAAAGATCTATTATAATGAAAAGTGGGAAAACCAAAAAGCATATACGAGACAGCAGCTTTCGGAAAAAGAAACGGGGAAAATCTATGGCAAACGCAAAATAGATGTAGAACCCGTCTTCGGATTTCTGAAGGCTAATTTGCGTTTCACCCGTATGTCGGTGAGAGGTAAAGAGAAAGTAGAAAAGGAACTGGGATTTGCATTCATGGCGGTAAACTTGAGAAAGTACACGGCCATGAATGCAAATCCAACCATAGATGGTGACCATAATTCAAACCAAAATGGTTCCCATCATCGAAAACCGATGATGGGAACCATTTTTAGGTTATTCTTGGCTAGTTATGTCCCAGCCTCTCTTTTATTGATAAAAAAGGATACTCAGATTCAGAAGTGTACAAACGAGCAGGAATCGATCGGAGATTATTTTCCAAGATAA
- a CDS encoding vWA domain-containing protein, with the protein MKQHVTEIIFLLDRSGSMSGLESDTIGGFNALIEKQRQLEGETIVTTVLFDDRYEILWNGVDAQEVRLTSKEYFVRGTTALLDAVGKTILDVSQRLSGLSRRELPDEVLFVITTDGMENASQEFTYEKVQSLIHKQKKEYDWQFVFLGANIDVVEEAGRIGIDVEDAFDFDASSDGVVKMFNQVNEIVMEKRSHR; encoded by the coding sequence ATGAAGCAACATGTGACGGAGATTATTTTTTTACTGGATCGAAGCGGCTCCATGAGTGGATTGGAAAGTGATACGATTGGAGGTTTTAACGCACTTATTGAAAAGCAGCGCCAGTTAGAAGGAGAAACAATTGTGACGACCGTTTTGTTCGATGACAGGTATGAGATTTTGTGGAATGGGGTGGATGCGCAGGAAGTAAGATTAACGAGCAAGGAATACTTTGTCCGGGGTACGACTGCCTTGTTAGATGCGGTTGGAAAGACGATTTTGGATGTAAGTCAAAGACTTTCAGGCTTGAGTAGAAGAGAGCTGCCAGATGAGGTACTATTTGTGATTACAACAGATGGGATGGAAAATGCCAGTCAAGAGTTTACGTATGAAAAAGTACAGAGTCTCATCCATAAGCAAAAGAAAGAGTATGATTGGCAGTTTGTGTTTCTTGGGGCCAACATTGATGTTGTGGAAGAAGCGGGTCGGATTGGGATTGATGTCGAGGATGCGTTTGATTTCGATGCTTCATCTGATGGGGTGGTGAAGATGTTTAATCAGGTGAATGAGATTGTGATGGAGAAGCGGAGTCATCGATAG
- a CDS encoding ABC transporter ATP-binding protein has product MGLFAMNEVKKTFTNGEVKEDILKGITLSLSEGEITALVGASGSGKSTLLTIAAGLQPASDGLILFEGKNISTMSTDHVRKLRAKKFGFVFQFAHLVPFLTVEEQLFLMLDVSESRLKKQEQKEEVDAILKLVEMDHRKSAYPASLSGGEKQRVAIARSIIHKPKVLFADEPTASLDSKRSKDVMSLIRHLTKTLNITTLMVTHDEEMLSYADQIIKISDGQILENKLNC; this is encoded by the coding sequence ATGGGATTATTTGCAATGAATGAAGTTAAGAAAACATTTACGAATGGAGAAGTTAAAGAGGATATATTAAAAGGCATCACTCTTTCTCTTTCAGAAGGAGAAATTACAGCGTTGGTAGGTGCATCAGGATCTGGAAAAAGTACTCTTCTTACTATTGCAGCAGGGCTTCAACCGGCATCCGATGGACTAATTCTATTTGAAGGAAAAAATATCAGTACGATGAGTACAGACCATGTTCGAAAACTACGAGCAAAAAAATTCGGGTTTGTCTTTCAATTTGCACATCTTGTGCCTTTTCTCACAGTAGAAGAACAATTATTTTTAATGCTAGATGTATCTGAGTCGAGATTAAAGAAGCAAGAACAAAAAGAAGAAGTAGACGCCATTCTAAAGTTAGTTGAAATGGATCATCGAAAAAGCGCCTATCCTGCTTCACTATCTGGAGGGGAAAAACAGCGGGTTGCAATTGCCCGTTCTATTATTCATAAACCAAAAGTTCTATTCGCAGATGAACCAACCGCAAGTTTAGATTCAAAAAGGTCGAAAGATGTGATGTCATTAATCCGCCATTTAACCAAAACCTTAAACATCACCACCTTAATGGTTACCCATGATGAAGAAATGCTTTCTTATGCCGATCAAATCATAAAGATAAGCGATGGACAAATTTTAGAAAACAAACTAAATTGTTAG
- a CDS encoding ABC transporter permease, translated as MNIAWKEIKKNRTRFIILGSIVFLVSLLTFIISGLANGLSQDNAALIKDLPNGQFYLNESAQENYNASRIDRTIQSQLVNKQKDAVALSIQMGFVKEKNGGQQNVAFVTSTDSSLFKNVKSGELVLDSSLKEKGIKIGDTLTNNLYRDTFVVKSFVDQKKFSHAPVAFINIEDYKAMYRVEEMQFIFAPDANSTLEQDGLQSFSKKEFLKTIPSYSAEQTSLNMIVWFLVVISGMLFAIFFYMMNVQKMALYGILKAIGVKTSALFKMMWTQMLFITVIALAISVFISQLFNKIAPDGMPFHLTATTTIQLSFVFLIIGFIGSTLSGIQIKKVEPLHAIQQGDV; from the coding sequence ATGAACATAGCTTGGAAAGAGATTAAAAAGAATAGAACAAGATTCATCATATTAGGCTCAATCGTTTTTCTAGTCAGTTTATTGACTTTTATCATTTCTGGTTTAGCAAATGGATTATCACAAGATAATGCTGCCTTGATTAAGGATTTACCAAACGGACAATTTTATCTTAATGAAAGTGCACAAGAGAATTATAATGCGTCAAGGATAGACAGAACTATTCAAAGTCAACTAGTAAATAAACAAAAAGACGCTGTCGCACTTTCTATTCAAATGGGTTTTGTAAAGGAAAAGAATGGCGGACAACAAAACGTCGCATTTGTTACTTCCACTGATTCCTCGTTATTTAAAAACGTGAAAAGCGGGGAACTCGTGCTTGATAGCTCTTTAAAGGAAAAAGGAATTAAGATTGGAGACACACTGACTAATAATCTATACAGGGACACTTTTGTTGTAAAAAGTTTTGTCGATCAGAAAAAATTCAGCCATGCCCCTGTTGCTTTTATAAATATCGAGGATTACAAAGCTATGTATCGGGTTGAAGAAATGCAGTTCATCTTTGCACCTGATGCAAACTCAACCCTTGAACAAGATGGATTACAGTCCTTTTCCAAAAAAGAATTTCTCAAAACCATTCCGAGTTATAGCGCTGAGCAAACTTCTCTAAATATGATTGTTTGGTTTTTAGTAGTCATTAGTGGAATGCTATTTGCAATCTTTTTCTACATGATGAATGTCCAAAAAATGGCTCTATACGGAATTTTGAAAGCAATTGGTGTTAAAACAAGTGCTTTGTTTAAAATGATGTGGACACAAATGCTCTTCATTACTGTCATCGCACTTGCTATATCTGTTTTCATAAGTCAATTATTTAATAAAATCGCACCTGATGGAATGCCCTTTCATTTAACGGCTACCACTACTATACAATTGTCCTTTGTCTTTCTCATTATCGGATTTATTGGATCTACACTGTCGGGCATACAAATAAAGAAAGTAGAACCACTACACGCGATTCAACAAGGAGACGTTTAA